One Egicoccus halophilus genomic region harbors:
- a CDS encoding glycosyltransferase yields MTAPPRAAVIVPAHDEAAVIDRCLTSLLAEAGEGEFEVVVVCNACRDDTAERAARHPGVRVRSIPQASKQAALQAGDEAVGAFPRIYLDADVQLTTAGARALVDRLAQPGIEAVAPRLRFALGERTWAVREYFRFVEQLPVFGEGYIGAGAFALDADGRARFDRWPLDLPDDAFVQRLVPAANRASVALPFAIEPPRSLRLQLRRAVRVQRLNRALERQTEVPLSPPTTSSTLAHLQQALRRPTSWPGLALFLGVAVTTRVRSWVLDRRQLPTEWARDLSSR; encoded by the coding sequence TTGACCGCGCCGCCCCGCGCCGCGGTGATCGTGCCGGCCCACGACGAGGCCGCGGTCATCGACCGGTGTCTGACGAGCCTGCTCGCGGAGGCCGGGGAGGGCGAGTTCGAGGTCGTGGTCGTCTGCAACGCGTGCCGTGACGACACGGCCGAGCGGGCGGCGCGCCACCCCGGCGTGCGCGTGCGCTCGATCCCCCAGGCATCGAAGCAGGCGGCCCTGCAGGCCGGCGACGAGGCCGTCGGCGCCTTCCCACGCATCTACCTCGACGCCGACGTGCAGCTGACGACGGCGGGCGCGCGTGCGCTGGTGGACCGCCTCGCGCAGCCGGGCATCGAGGCCGTCGCACCGCGGCTCCGTTTCGCCCTCGGCGAGCGCACGTGGGCGGTGCGCGAGTACTTCCGGTTCGTCGAGCAGCTGCCGGTGTTCGGCGAGGGCTACATCGGTGCGGGGGCGTTCGCGCTCGACGCCGATGGCCGGGCCCGTTTCGACCGCTGGCCGCTGGACCTCCCCGACGACGCCTTCGTGCAGCGACTCGTGCCGGCCGCCAACCGGGCGTCGGTCGCGCTGCCGTTCGCGATCGAACCGCCACGCTCGCTGCGCCTGCAGTTGCGCCGCGCCGTGCGCGTGCAGCGACTCAACCGCGCGCTCGAGCGCCAGACCGAGGTGCCGCTGTCACCGCCCACGACCAGCTCCACGTTGGCCCATCTGCAGCAGGCGCTGCGTCGGCCGACGTCGTGGCCGGGACTGGCCCTGTTCCTCGGTGTGGCCGTCACCACCCGGGTGCGCTCCTGGGTGCTCGACCGGCGTCAGCTACCCACCGAGTGGGCGCGGGACCTCTCCTCGCGCTGA
- a CDS encoding glycosyltransferase family 2 protein → MTVTAIVPCRDGETHLAQTLGSLLEQTSPPAEVLVVDDGSSDASPEIARRFVARWPAHVRLLRSAGHGAPFARNLGADQASGDALWFVDADDVAAPDTLAGLVEALAEAPDGVALAPWSRLQAVDGRWVRRRRSCRPRRAGEDPLDAWLTGWYHPTSAVLWSREAFERAGRWDERLHNNQDGDLVLRALVGGTPMVEASRGELLYRRHEAATSLSDTRTTARGVRSRFEVVRKVRYRLELEGELPRHRHAVARAFLDVAALAEVADPALARRCRTLAALERPALPARLAHRAAEETRRVRLRGIDGVRDRLERRRHARPGSGTARQGAAPDGLDAEIDVDLDAEIDVEIDFGQRSARAALDVVPAPASVTVTPRRPLVSVLVPTYNRVHLLTRALDSALRQTMADLEVLVVDDGSTDGTQPVVANHPDPRVRYLRQVPNQGVSAARNRGIRAARGDYLAFLDSDDEWFPDKLARQMRRFAALPASVAMVYAGVEDDDGLGNRRPRRATHQGDLHAQLLRRNVVHGTSSVVLRREVVATVGFFDESIPAIEDYEYWLRVARFFDVEVVPQPLSRYHDPADQPRKSLELDANLAARDVLYGRHRGELRRAGVAHLFLLESARRHRVAASGDLRTARHLAARACLLSPTTIRAWELLGRTLVPDVVRRARRRVRGVA, encoded by the coding sequence ATGACCGTCACCGCCATCGTCCCCTGTCGCGACGGGGAGACCCATCTCGCCCAGACCCTCGGCTCGCTCCTCGAGCAGACCTCCCCACCCGCGGAGGTGCTCGTGGTCGACGACGGGTCGAGCGATGCGAGCCCGGAGATCGCCCGACGGTTCGTCGCGCGGTGGCCCGCCCATGTGCGTCTGCTGCGCAGCGCTGGTCATGGGGCGCCCTTTGCGCGCAACCTCGGCGCGGACCAGGCGAGCGGTGACGCGCTGTGGTTCGTGGACGCCGACGACGTCGCCGCGCCCGACACGCTCGCCGGGCTGGTGGAGGCGCTCGCCGAGGCTCCCGACGGTGTCGCCCTCGCGCCGTGGTCACGTCTGCAGGCCGTGGACGGCCGCTGGGTCCGCCGGCGCCGTTCGTGTCGGCCCCGGCGGGCGGGGGAGGACCCGCTCGACGCCTGGTTGACCGGCTGGTACCACCCGACCAGTGCCGTGCTGTGGTCGCGCGAGGCGTTCGAGCGGGCCGGCCGATGGGACGAGCGGCTGCACAACAACCAGGACGGCGACCTGGTGCTGCGTGCGCTGGTCGGGGGCACGCCGATGGTCGAGGCGTCCCGGGGTGAGCTGCTCTACCGCCGCCACGAGGCGGCCACCTCGCTGAGCGACACCCGGACGACCGCCCGCGGCGTGCGTTCGCGCTTCGAGGTCGTCCGCAAGGTCCGCTACCGGCTGGAACTCGAGGGCGAGCTGCCCCGCCACCGCCATGCCGTCGCCCGGGCGTTCCTCGACGTCGCCGCTCTCGCCGAGGTCGCCGATCCGGCCCTGGCACGGCGCTGTCGCACCCTGGCCGCGCTCGAGCGACCGGCGCTCCCCGCCCGTCTCGCCCACCGTGCGGCCGAGGAGACCCGACGGGTACGGCTGCGGGGGATCGACGGCGTCCGCGACCGGCTCGAGCGGCGCCGCCACGCCCGCCCGGGGTCGGGGACGGCACGCCAGGGTGCCGCGCCGGACGGCCTCGACGCCGAGATCGACGTCGATCTCGACGCCGAGATCGACGTCGAGATCGACTTCGGACAGCGCTCGGCGCGCGCCGCCCTCGACGTGGTGCCGGCACCGGCGTCGGTGACGGTGACGCCGCGGCGTCCGCTGGTCAGCGTGCTGGTGCCCACCTACAACCGGGTGCACCTGCTGACCCGGGCGCTCGACAGCGCGCTGCGCCAGACGATGGCCGACCTCGAGGTCCTGGTGGTCGACGACGGCTCGACCGACGGCACCCAGCCGGTGGTGGCGAACCATCCCGACCCCCGCGTGCGCTACCTGCGCCAGGTCCCCAACCAGGGCGTGAGCGCCGCACGCAACCGCGGCATCCGTGCGGCACGGGGCGACTACCTCGCCTTCCTCGACTCCGACGACGAATGGTTCCCCGACAAGCTCGCCCGCCAGATGCGCCGGTTCGCCGCGCTGCCCGCCTCCGTCGCCATGGTGTACGCCGGGGTCGAGGACGACGACGGCCTCGGGAACCGCCGTCCGCGTCGGGCCACCCACCAGGGGGACCTCCATGCGCAGCTGTTGCGACGCAACGTCGTGCACGGGACCTCCAGCGTGGTCCTGCGACGCGAGGTCGTGGCGACCGTCGGGTTCTTCGACGAGTCCATCCCCGCCATCGAGGACTACGAGTACTGGCTGCGGGTGGCCCGCTTCTTCGACGTCGAGGTGGTCCCGCAGCCGCTGTCGCGCTACCACGACCCCGCCGACCAACCCCGCAAGTCGCTCGAGCTGGACGCCAACCTCGCCGCGCGTGACGTCCTGTACGGTCGTCACCGCGGCGAGCTGCGACGTGCTGGCGTGGCGCACCTGTTCCTGCTCGAGAGCGCCCGCCGTCACCGCGTCGCCGCCTCCGGCGACCTCCGCACCGCCCGGCACCTGGCGGCACGGGCGTGCCTGCTGTCGCCGACCACCATCCGCGCCTGGGAGCTGCTCGGGCGAACGCTCGTCCCCGACGTCGTCCGCCGGGCCCGTCGCCGCGTCCGCGGCGTCGCCTGA
- a CDS encoding glycosyltransferase produces MDITLASLGIRRLVLLSRSTVDGQPRLGDWQLANVLSRRLPLLYVAPPVVARPLATARARTRPRVDLRDVDGLQTLQTVVPPGSDRRDAAQLGDAALSWQLRRQLGPRAAQDTVLVISDPRRGPLSSVARRLAVYWRRDRFGAHGGTRHVRHLAARDDALLRRCDLVIGISPELVEEAREVGTRATWIPNGVDFAHFAGVELDVDVTGRRPQIGFVGGLSWRVDVELLCELAHRRPDWDVHVHGPGAAELPDIDNLHVHGEVDYRELPRVMAGLDVGVIPYVDNAFNRASFPLKTFEYLAAGVPVVSTDIPALAGYAPYVRCAADVGSFVAAVDAALTPPFTREDARAFAADQTWDRRADAFLATVADTLRQTAASTAGR; encoded by the coding sequence ATGGACATCACGCTCGCCTCGCTCGGCATCCGCCGTCTCGTGCTGCTCTCCCGCAGCACGGTGGACGGTCAGCCGCGGCTCGGTGACTGGCAGCTGGCCAACGTGCTGTCCCGGCGCCTGCCGCTGCTGTACGTCGCCCCGCCGGTCGTCGCCCGGCCGTTGGCGACGGCGCGGGCCCGGACGCGCCCCCGGGTCGACCTGCGCGACGTCGACGGCCTGCAGACGCTGCAGACGGTCGTGCCCCCCGGCAGCGACCGACGCGACGCCGCCCAGCTCGGCGACGCCGCCCTGAGCTGGCAGCTGCGTCGCCAGCTGGGCCCGCGGGCCGCCCAGGACACGGTGCTGGTGATCTCCGACCCTCGCCGCGGCCCGCTGTCGAGCGTGGCGCGCCGCCTGGCGGTCTACTGGCGCCGGGACCGCTTCGGCGCGCACGGTGGGACGCGCCACGTCCGCCACCTCGCCGCCCGTGACGACGCGCTGCTGCGCCGATGCGACCTCGTGATCGGGATCTCCCCCGAGCTGGTCGAGGAGGCCCGGGAGGTGGGGACCCGGGCGACGTGGATCCCCAACGGCGTGGACTTCGCCCACTTCGCCGGCGTCGAGCTGGACGTCGACGTCACCGGCCGGCGACCGCAGATCGGTTTCGTCGGTGGGCTGTCCTGGCGCGTGGACGTGGAACTGCTGTGCGAGCTGGCCCACCGCAGGCCCGACTGGGACGTGCACGTCCACGGTCCCGGTGCGGCCGAGCTGCCGGACATCGACAACCTCCACGTCCACGGCGAGGTCGACTACCGCGAACTGCCCCGGGTGATGGCCGGGTTGGACGTCGGCGTGATCCCCTACGTCGACAATGCCTTCAACCGCGCGTCGTTCCCGCTCAAGACCTTCGAGTACCTGGCCGCGGGCGTGCCCGTCGTCTCGACCGACATCCCGGCGCTGGCGGGCTACGCACCCTACGTCCGGTGCGCCGCGGACGTCGGCAGCTTCGTGGCGGCCGTCGACGCGGCACTGACCCCGCCGTTCACCCGCGAAGACGCCCGGGCCTTCGCGGCCGACCAGACCTGGGACCGCCGGGCGGACGCGTTCCTCGCCACGGTGGCCGACACCCTGCGCCAGACCGCCGCGAGCACCGCCGGGCGGTGA
- a CDS encoding exonuclease SbcCD subunit D translates to MRILHTSDWHVGRTVRGRSRADEHRAVLAEIAGIAHEREVDLILVAGDQFDTAAPSAESEAIVYRALLDLAATGAHVVVLAGNHDNPRRWAAVRPLLELGNVHLADRILRPDQGGVLDLPTPSGEVARVALVPFLSQRSIVTGDQLMAHDAAQQSSTYADRARRILAALTADFGSGDTVDVVAGHLTVASGEPVLGGGERQAHTIFDYVVPPQAFPATAHYVALGHLHLPHRVPGPAPTWYCGSPLHLDFGEADRGAKQVLLVEAAPDTPAKVEGVDLTAGRRMRTLRGSVEQVLARGRELGDDFVRVQLEEPPRPGLADQVRDALPQAVDVSVLRPTDDDAPGTELDAAFDAQDLRQSPVALFAEYLADQGIADPRLDRLFAELLEETIRPEPGEATSERSERGARDAPSGGREQA, encoded by the coding sequence ATGCGCATCCTCCACACCAGTGACTGGCACGTCGGTCGCACCGTCCGCGGCCGTAGCCGTGCCGACGAACACCGGGCCGTGCTCGCCGAGATCGCCGGCATCGCCCACGAACGCGAGGTCGACCTGATCCTGGTCGCCGGCGACCAGTTCGACACCGCCGCCCCCTCGGCGGAGTCCGAGGCGATCGTCTACCGCGCGTTGCTCGACCTCGCGGCGACGGGCGCGCACGTGGTCGTGCTCGCCGGCAATCACGACAACCCGCGGCGGTGGGCGGCGGTGCGTCCGCTGCTCGAGCTCGGCAACGTGCACCTCGCCGACCGCATCCTGCGCCCCGACCAGGGCGGTGTGCTCGACCTGCCCACGCCCTCGGGCGAGGTGGCCCGCGTCGCACTCGTGCCGTTCCTCTCCCAGCGCTCGATCGTGACCGGCGACCAACTGATGGCGCACGACGCCGCGCAACAGTCCTCGACCTACGCCGACCGGGCGCGGCGGATCCTCGCGGCGCTGACGGCGGACTTCGGCTCCGGCGACACCGTCGACGTGGTCGCCGGCCACCTCACGGTCGCCTCCGGCGAGCCGGTGCTCGGTGGAGGCGAACGGCAGGCCCACACGATCTTCGACTACGTGGTCCCTCCGCAGGCCTTCCCCGCCACCGCCCACTACGTCGCGCTCGGGCACCTCCACCTTCCCCACCGGGTGCCGGGGCCGGCACCGACCTGGTACTGCGGCTCGCCGTTGCACCTCGACTTCGGCGAGGCGGACCGGGGCGCGAAGCAGGTCCTGCTGGTCGAGGCGGCCCCGGACACGCCGGCGAAGGTGGAGGGTGTCGACCTCACGGCCGGCCGTCGGATGCGCACGCTGCGCGGCAGTGTCGAGCAGGTGCTGGCCCGCGGCCGCGAGCTCGGCGACGACTTCGTGCGGGTGCAGCTCGAGGAGCCGCCGCGTCCCGGCCTGGCCGACCAGGTGCGTGACGCCCTGCCGCAGGCGGTCGACGTCAGCGTGCTCCGACCGACCGACGACGACGCCCCGGGCACGGAGCTCGACGCGGCGTTCGACGCCCAGGACCTGCGCCAGTCCCCGGTCGCGTTGTTCGCCGAGTACCTCGCCGACCAGGGCATCGCCGATCCGCGCCTGGACCGGCTGTTCGCCGAGCTCCTCGAGGAGACCATCCGCCCCGAGCCCGGCGAGGCGACGAGTGAACGCAGCGAGCGCGGCGCGCGAGACGCCCCCAGTGGCGGGAGGGAGCAGGCATGA
- a CDS encoding AAA family ATPase has product MRPTRLELEGFSSFRDATTVEFADAELFVLSGPTGAGKSSLIDAVVFALYGNVPRYDDRRLIAPIVNQGRNEARVRLTFTIAERTYQATRVVRRTKTGATTKEARLEDVTAGGVVTLAGNADELSAAVGRLLGLSFEQFTRSVVLPQGAFDRFLFAKPAERADLLVQLLDLGVYEAIGKRARLRATQAEARVAELQRRLDGELAEATPQARDQVAARLDTLRQLAVRCEELQPQLDEIVEEGRRRRQEADEAKRSAAVLTDLRQPPGTAELGGQLREATERRTAAEATLAEASAAVESAEQTLEALPAGEDVATLARVLEELAAADARRQELTQAARQAARDAADATTEEARSAQAVSDAREAVEAATRSELAATLAEHLEVGADCPVCHAEVRLLPSHPPAERTDAARAALRTAEQALETARRAQGTAERQAAATDQAVVAHAERLEELAARRDDVAGSLGVAADPAAVTALQQRVRTAQQALTGARGVERQARADARAAAAASDELRSRERAAWTAFDAARDAVAALSPPAVDRNDLVAAWQELLAWAREQVPQASQRAATALQEVERAKARWRELDGRLRAECVGAGVGVELPAGTAPALAVATARERASSRLEVLEDRLARAGQAREELTAAREAQAVAKALGDHLRADGFERWLLNRALRLLVVGASGILRDLSSGAYSLALDDTNQFLVVDHRNADEPRTVRSLSGGERFLASLALALALAEHVADLAAEGAARLESLFLDEGFGTLDADTLDVVAAAIEELGSRGRMVGIVTHVADLAERLPVRFEVRKGPSGSVVRRLSAGETLTDAGPDVEVGTAAATVAAAAPLDEGGAA; this is encoded by the coding sequence ATGAGGCCGACCAGACTGGAGCTGGAGGGGTTCAGCAGCTTCCGGGACGCGACCACGGTCGAGTTCGCCGATGCGGAGCTGTTCGTGCTGTCGGGTCCGACGGGCGCGGGGAAGAGCTCCTTGATCGACGCGGTGGTGTTCGCGCTGTACGGCAACGTGCCGCGCTACGACGACCGGCGGCTCATCGCCCCGATCGTGAACCAGGGCCGCAACGAAGCCCGGGTGCGGCTGACGTTCACGATCGCCGAACGCACCTATCAGGCCACGCGCGTGGTGCGTCGCACGAAGACCGGCGCCACCACCAAGGAGGCGCGGCTCGAGGACGTCACCGCGGGCGGTGTGGTGACGTTGGCGGGCAACGCCGACGAGCTGTCCGCGGCGGTCGGGCGGCTGCTGGGTCTCAGCTTCGAACAGTTCACCCGTTCGGTGGTGCTCCCCCAGGGAGCGTTCGACCGGTTCCTGTTCGCCAAGCCCGCCGAGCGCGCCGACCTGCTGGTGCAGCTGCTCGACCTCGGGGTGTACGAGGCCATCGGCAAGCGCGCCCGGTTGCGTGCGACCCAGGCCGAGGCGCGGGTCGCCGAACTGCAGCGACGGCTCGACGGGGAGCTGGCCGAGGCCACGCCGCAGGCACGCGACCAGGTTGCCGCGCGGCTGGACACGTTGCGGCAGCTCGCGGTCCGCTGCGAGGAGCTGCAGCCGCAGCTCGACGAGATCGTCGAGGAGGGCCGCCGTCGACGGCAGGAGGCCGACGAGGCCAAGCGGTCCGCCGCGGTGCTGACCGACCTGCGACAGCCACCCGGTACGGCCGAGCTCGGGGGGCAGCTGCGCGAGGCCACCGAGCGGCGCACGGCGGCGGAGGCGACGCTCGCCGAGGCATCGGCCGCAGTGGAGAGCGCGGAGCAGACCCTCGAGGCGCTCCCGGCCGGTGAGGACGTCGCGACGCTGGCCCGGGTCCTCGAGGAGCTGGCGGCGGCCGACGCCCGCCGGCAGGAGCTGACGCAGGCAGCGCGCCAGGCGGCCCGCGACGCCGCCGACGCCACGACCGAGGAGGCCCGCAGCGCACAGGCGGTCTCCGACGCGCGCGAGGCCGTGGAGGCGGCCACACGCAGCGAGCTCGCCGCCACGCTGGCCGAACACCTCGAGGTCGGCGCCGACTGCCCGGTCTGCCACGCCGAGGTGCGGCTCCTGCCCTCCCATCCACCGGCCGAACGCACCGACGCGGCCCGCGCCGCGCTGCGCACCGCGGAGCAGGCGCTCGAGACGGCCCGTCGCGCACAGGGGACGGCCGAACGACAGGCGGCGGCGACCGACCAGGCCGTCGTGGCCCACGCCGAGCGCCTCGAGGAGTTGGCCGCCCGCCGCGACGACGTGGCCGGGTCGCTCGGCGTCGCCGCCGACCCGGCGGCCGTGACGGCGCTGCAGCAGCGGGTGCGCACGGCGCAGCAGGCCCTCACGGGTGCCCGCGGCGTCGAACGTCAGGCGCGGGCCGACGCACGTGCCGCCGCGGCGGCGTCCGACGAGCTACGCAGCCGCGAACGTGCCGCCTGGACCGCCTTCGACGCCGCCCGCGACGCCGTCGCGGCCCTCTCGCCGCCGGCCGTCGACCGCAACGACCTCGTCGCCGCCTGGCAGGAGCTGCTCGCGTGGGCTCGCGAGCAGGTCCCGCAGGCCAGCCAGCGCGCCGCGACCGCGCTCCAGGAGGTCGAGCGGGCCAAGGCCCGCTGGCGCGAACTCGACGGCCGACTGCGCGCGGAGTGCGTCGGCGCCGGCGTCGGCGTCGAGCTGCCGGCCGGAACCGCGCCGGCGCTCGCCGTCGCCACGGCGCGCGAACGGGCCAGTTCCCGACTCGAGGTGCTCGAGGACCGGCTGGCACGCGCCGGGCAGGCGCGCGAGGAGCTGACGGCGGCCCGCGAGGCGCAGGCGGTGGCCAAGGCCCTGGGCGACCACCTGCGTGCCGACGGGTTCGAACGCTGGCTGCTGAACCGGGCCCTGCGACTGCTCGTGGTCGGCGCGTCGGGGATCCTGCGCGACCTGTCGTCGGGTGCGTACTCGCTCGCCCTCGACGACACCAACCAGTTCCTCGTCGTCGACCACCGCAATGCCGACGAGCCACGCACGGTGCGCAGCCTGTCCGGCGGCGAGCGCTTCCTGGCCTCCCTGGCCCTGGCCCTGGCCCTGGCGGAGCACGTCGCCGACCTCGCGGCCGAGGGCGCCGCGCGGCTCGAGTCGCTGTTCCTCGACGAGGGGTTCGGCACGCTCGACGCCGACACGCTCGACGTGGTCGCGGCGGCCATCGAGGAGCTCGGCAGCCGCGGGCGGATGGTCGGCATCGTGACCCACGTCGCCGACCTGGCCGAGCGCCTGCCGGTGCGCTTCGAGGTGCGCAAGGGCCCGTCCGGCTCGGTGGTCCGGCGGCTGTCCGCCGGCGAGACCCTGACCGACGCCGGACCCGACGTCGAGGTCGGGACCGCAGCGGCGACGGTCGCTGCCGCCGCACCGCTCGACGAGGGGGGCGCCGCGTGA
- a CDS encoding class F sortase — protein MSPTFRVGRRHRLVAVAAAAVMLALGSCAVDSGEEFAAPPAPAMTPDATPPPVAAPVEPAVPDGIPVRVAVPAIAVDAELVSLGLADDGAMEVPDFGLAGWYAEGPMPGHPGPAAIAAHVDSRQGPDVFFRLRELVAGDIILVHYDRGDVAEFVVESSTRTPKDELPVDDIWPVTSERRLTLITCGGEFDRSTRHYVDNVVVYAAAA, from the coding sequence GTGTCGCCGACGTTCCGCGTCGGCCGCCGCCACCGCCTCGTCGCGGTGGCGGCGGCCGCGGTCATGCTGGCCCTCGGCAGTTGCGCCGTCGACTCGGGCGAAGAGTTCGCCGCCCCGCCGGCGCCGGCCATGACCCCGGACGCCACCCCGCCTCCCGTCGCCGCACCGGTCGAGCCGGCGGTTCCCGACGGCATCCCCGTCCGGGTCGCCGTCCCCGCGATCGCGGTCGACGCGGAGCTGGTGTCGCTCGGGCTGGCCGACGACGGCGCCATGGAGGTGCCCGACTTCGGTCTCGCCGGCTGGTACGCCGAGGGCCCCATGCCCGGCCACCCCGGACCGGCCGCCATCGCCGCGCACGTCGACTCGCGACAGGGCCCCGACGTGTTCTTCCGACTGCGTGAACTCGTGGCCGGCGACATCATCCTGGTCCACTACGACCGTGGCGACGTCGCCGAGTTCGTGGTCGAGTCCTCGACCCGTACGCCCAAGGACGAGTTGCCGGTCGACGACATCTGGCCGGTCACGAGCGAGCGACGCCTCACGCTGATCACGTGCGGCGGCGAGTTCGACCGCAGCACCCGGCACTACGTCGACAACGTGGTCGTGTACGCCGCTGCGGCCTGA
- a CDS encoding glycosyltransferase family 61 protein — protein MHPEAVAHAPLPRNVSEREELPGDAGWWGYAFRDVPARTGGETFVATLPDVTVTWYRDPDRGDDFYPALVTREGHALDLREIRFRHPHARTLRAAPPPARMERATWVLERVYDNHSHWLTAHLPKLLLLRERGELDDVLLPPVRSPAMEASLRQLGMDPARFRTFDPSRPLRVGRLTLVGTDRFRPELLCALQRAHGLDAVPAGRRRVYVSRDRANRRRLVNEDEVWPLFADAGFERVFMEELDFDAQVALMRDTQVLAAPHGAGLTNMLFCPRGTAVIEIADLSFPNPNFYALAAALGHPYWLVAGTGVGEGRPIDRDLRVDPAAVADVLAAW, from the coding sequence GTGCACCCGGAGGCGGTCGCGCACGCTCCGCTGCCACGCAACGTCTCCGAGCGCGAGGAACTGCCCGGCGACGCCGGGTGGTGGGGCTACGCGTTCCGGGACGTGCCGGCGCGCACCGGCGGTGAGACGTTCGTGGCCACGCTGCCCGACGTGACCGTGACCTGGTACCGCGACCCCGATCGCGGCGACGATTTCTACCCGGCGCTGGTCACCCGCGAGGGGCACGCGCTGGACCTGCGCGAGATCCGCTTCCGTCACCCGCATGCCCGCACGCTGCGGGCGGCGCCGCCACCGGCGCGGATGGAACGCGCCACCTGGGTGCTCGAGCGGGTCTACGACAACCATTCGCACTGGCTGACCGCGCACCTGCCGAAGCTGCTGCTGCTGCGCGAGCGCGGCGAACTCGACGACGTCCTGCTCCCACCCGTGCGCAGCCCGGCGATGGAGGCGTCCCTGCGCCAGCTCGGCATGGACCCCGCGAGGTTTCGCACCTTCGACCCGTCACGCCCCCTGCGCGTCGGCCGGTTGACCCTCGTGGGCACCGACCGCTTCCGCCCGGAGCTGCTGTGCGCGCTGCAACGTGCGCACGGGCTCGACGCCGTGCCGGCGGGACGACGGCGCGTCTACGTCTCGCGCGACCGGGCCAACCGTCGCCGGCTGGTCAACGAGGACGAGGTGTGGCCGCTGTTCGCCGACGCCGGGTTCGAGCGGGTGTTCATGGAAGAACTCGACTTCGACGCGCAGGTCGCGCTGATGCGCGACACGCAGGTCCTCGCGGCGCCGCACGGCGCCGGGCTGACCAACATGCTGTTCTGCCCGCGGGGGACCGCCGTGATCGAGATCGCCGACCTGAGCTTTCCCAACCCGAACTTCTATGCCCTGGCCGCGGCACTCGGACATCCCTACTGGCTCGTCGCGGGGACCGGTGTCGGCGAGGGCCGCCCCATCGACCGCGACCTCCGCGTGGACCCGGCTGCGGTCGCCGACGTGCTCGCCGCGTGGTGA
- a CDS encoding glycosyltransferase: protein MEPGAEPLHVVALVGDFPAVSKTFVLDQLVGLLDAGHRLTVLAEPPRPGEAPAPGTVPDPVVRRIRYRQPPPSGRAARRTHAARSLLAALRVAPRATASLLADRRLSLGRRRELLDLVPVLHDLGDADVFHAHFGVLGRDLVEVRGHLGLPAPVVTAFHGFDVSRHVERFGPRAFDRLFAEGELLLPVSEHWRERLSALGAPAHKLVVHRMGVDVEQFSRPDRRPDPTGRLRILSVCRLVEKKGLTHGIDAVARLREQGIDAHYRVIGDGPLRVTLEQQVRDRGLDDRVTFLGSRPREQVVASLQAHDVLLCPSVTAADGDTEGIPVVLMEAMATGLPVVASHHSGIPELVEDRRSGLLAPEGDDATLARHLRRLHEDPAFAGALGSAARRRVEEEFDVRRQVRRLSSHLQVVATTGGAAGEHRPRRQRP, encoded by the coding sequence ATGGAACCCGGAGCCGAGCCGCTGCACGTCGTCGCGCTCGTCGGCGACTTCCCGGCCGTGTCGAAGACCTTCGTCCTCGACCAGCTCGTCGGGCTGCTCGATGCCGGCCACCGGTTGACCGTGCTGGCCGAGCCGCCCCGACCCGGCGAGGCGCCCGCACCCGGGACCGTTCCCGACCCGGTGGTGCGGCGGATCCGCTACCGCCAGCCGCCGCCGTCCGGGCGTGCGGCTCGGCGGACGCATGCGGCACGGTCGCTGCTCGCGGCGTTGCGGGTGGCGCCGCGCGCGACCGCGTCGTTGCTGGCCGACCGCAGGCTGTCGCTCGGCCGTCGCCGCGAACTGCTCGACCTCGTGCCCGTGCTGCACGACCTCGGGGACGCCGACGTCTTCCACGCCCACTTCGGGGTGCTCGGTCGCGACCTGGTCGAGGTCCGTGGTCACCTGGGCCTGCCGGCCCCGGTGGTGACCGCCTTCCATGGCTTCGACGTCAGCCGCCACGTGGAACGCTTCGGTCCCCGCGCGTTCGACCGGCTGTTCGCCGAGGGGGAGTTGCTGCTGCCCGTCAGCGAGCACTGGCGCGAGCGGCTCTCGGCGCTCGGTGCACCCGCCCACAAGCTGGTCGTCCATCGCATGGGTGTCGACGTCGAGCAGTTCTCGCGCCCCGACCGTCGACCCGACCCGACCGGGCGACTGCGGATCCTGTCGGTGTGTCGACTGGTGGAGAAGAAGGGCCTGACCCACGGCATCGACGCGGTGGCCCGCCTGCGCGAGCAGGGGATCGACGCGCACTACCGGGTGATCGGCGACGGGCCGCTGCGCGTGACCCTCGAGCAGCAGGTCCGCGACCGCGGGCTCGACGACCGGGTCACGTTCCTCGGGTCGCGACCACGCGAGCAGGTGGTGGCGTCCCTGCAGGCGCACGACGTGCTGCTGTGTCCGAGCGTGACCGCGGCCGACGGGGACACCGAGGGCATCCCGGTCGTGCTCATGGAGGCGATGGCGACCGGCCTGCCGGTCGTGGCCAGTCACCACTCCGGCATCCCGGAGCTGGTCGAGGACCGACGCAGCGGGCTGCTCGCGCCCGAGGGCGACGACGCGACGCTCGCGCGACACCTGCGCCGACTGCACGAGGACCCGGCCTTCGCCGGCGCACTGGGTTCCGCCGCCCGACGTCGCGTCGAGGAGGAGTTCGACGTCCGGCGGCAGGTACGTCGCCTGTCGAGCCACCTGCAGGTGGTCGCCACCACCGGGGGAGCGGCCGGCGAGCACCGCCCGCGCCGCCAGCGCCCGTGA